One part of the Sphingobacterium sp. LZ7M1 genome encodes these proteins:
- a CDS encoding PqqD family protein, which produces MKLRTDLQLRKLGNDYIIIDPGQEMIDMSKVFTLNETAAFLWEELQGKEFTEETVSDILLENYEVNEDVAVKDAKKLIQTFIKGGLIRD; this is translated from the coding sequence ATGAAATTGAGAACTGATTTGCAGCTTCGGAAGTTAGGAAATGACTATATCATTATTGACCCAGGTCAGGAAATGATTGATATGTCCAAAGTTTTTACACTAAACGAGACTGCTGCATTTTTATGGGAAGAGTTACAAGGTAAAGAATTTACTGAAGAAACTGTTTCCGATATTTTGTTGGAAAATTATGAAGTGAATGAGGATGTGGCGGTAAAAGATGCCAAAAAGCTTATCCAGACCTTTATAAAAGGAGGTTTAATCAGAGATTAA
- a CDS encoding TolC family protein, protein MKKSIYLILLLIGFTLSGNAQSLSISDLWNYIGQSSNLKVKKLNKEVQAAQLNVRRSERFPVIYGDANLQRNLIIPTTPVPAIAFDPNAEEGAILPLKFSTKWNSKAGLQLEWNLFDPNRKSQQQEDLIALEKAKVEESLAEQDWKINSTLAYASIVLATEQYQFALKDSALFEEINNINKERFLAGRGSSEDYSLSQQEVQRKKILMHESWSILKEANLELGRYYPLDSIRVLSNNMEEILMELGAFEKKIYDQQLVELDQQLSMVQLKGIKRQVLPSLSFNAYYGAQYFSNSFNIIDKSNWYGYSYANLGLRIPISAYFSNSNAIKKAELSEKVYIQQLEDLQLNDEIDKKQKQEKIIFSKQKIESLNRIKDLALQNKEEKLAAYQAGRILLIDFNKANSDYLKSCQDIWQAKYDLLKIILEQ, encoded by the coding sequence ATGAAGAAATCTATCTATCTTATTTTACTTTTAATTGGATTTACCTTATCCGGAAATGCCCAGAGCCTGAGCATTTCGGATCTGTGGAACTATATAGGTCAATCGAGTAATCTAAAAGTTAAGAAACTGAATAAAGAAGTTCAGGCAGCCCAATTGAATGTAAGGAGGTCTGAGCGATTTCCAGTAATTTATGGCGACGCCAATTTGCAGAGGAATCTAATTATTCCAACGACGCCGGTTCCTGCAATTGCCTTTGACCCCAATGCAGAGGAAGGTGCTATATTACCATTGAAATTTTCTACAAAATGGAATTCCAAAGCTGGTTTACAATTGGAATGGAACCTTTTCGATCCTAATAGGAAGAGCCAACAACAGGAGGACCTGATCGCTTTAGAGAAAGCCAAGGTGGAAGAATCTTTAGCAGAGCAGGATTGGAAGATTAATTCTACCCTGGCCTATGCTTCGATTGTTTTAGCAACCGAACAATATCAATTTGCCCTTAAAGATTCCGCTCTATTTGAAGAGATCAACAACATCAATAAGGAAAGATTTTTGGCAGGTAGAGGAAGTTCTGAAGATTACAGTCTTTCACAGCAAGAAGTACAAAGAAAAAAGATCTTGATGCATGAATCATGGTCAATTTTAAAAGAGGCAAATTTAGAATTAGGCAGGTATTATCCGCTAGATTCCATTAGGGTGCTGAGCAACAATATGGAAGAAATATTAATGGAGTTGGGTGCTTTTGAAAAAAAGATCTATGACCAACAGCTGGTTGAGCTTGACCAGCAATTATCCATGGTCCAATTAAAGGGAATAAAGCGACAGGTTCTACCCAGCCTGTCATTTAACGCTTATTATGGGGCTCAGTATTTCAGTAATTCCTTTAATATTATTGACAAAAGCAATTGGTATGGCTATAGTTATGCAAATCTAGGTTTGAGAATTCCAATTTCAGCATATTTTAGTAATAGCAACGCGATAAAGAAAGCTGAACTCAGTGAAAAAGTTTATATACAACAATTGGAAGACCTTCAATTGAATGATGAAATCGACAAAAAACAAAAACAGGAAAAAATCATTTTTTCAAAACAAAAGATTGAAAGTCTAAATAGAATCAAGGACCTAGCATTACAAAACAAAGAAGAAAAGTTGGCCGCCTATCAGGCGGGCAGAATACTATTAATTGACTTCAATAAAGCCAATAGTGATTACCTAAAATCATGTCAGGACATTTGGCAAGCTAAATATGATCTTTTGAAAATAATTTTGGAACAATAA
- a CDS encoding RNA polymerase sigma factor, giving the protein MDFNKLYEEYWDKIYRLCMGYINDQDQAKDLAQETFITVWKKLSTFRNEASIGTWIFRIATNTCLSQIKKNEKISKVETFLPEEDNADHELDEEIKLLYQFISELPELDRIIISLELEGIKQQEISKIVGLSDSNIRVKIHRIKERLNIKFKNHGK; this is encoded by the coding sequence ATGGATTTCAACAAATTATACGAGGAATATTGGGACAAAATCTATCGATTGTGCATGGGTTACATCAATGACCAAGACCAAGCAAAGGATTTAGCCCAAGAAACTTTTATTACAGTTTGGAAAAAGCTTTCAACGTTTAGGAATGAGGCCAGTATAGGAACCTGGATATTCAGGATAGCAACCAATACCTGTTTAAGCCAGATCAAGAAAAACGAAAAAATTTCGAAGGTGGAAACATTCCTTCCTGAGGAGGACAATGCGGATCATGAATTGGATGAAGAGATAAAATTATTATATCAATTCATTTCTGAACTTCCGGAGTTGGATAGAATCATTATTTCTTTGGAATTGGAAGGGATCAAACAACAGGAGATATCAAAAATTGTTGGATTATCTGACAGCAATATTAGGGTCAAAATCCATAGGATAAAAGAAAGATTAAATATAAAATTTAAAAATCATGGAAAATAA
- a CDS encoding DNA alkylation repair protein: MTKQEILEELKSLGSEKLIAQNKKRGAGDNQYGVKMGDVRKIATKIKKDQELGLELWETNNMEARCVAILILDPKKLSNAQLTAMVSSEKFTNVIDWLYSYLVKDSLDKQTLRLEWEKADNVMLQRLAWSLISGNIARNPELEDSPKLLDYIEKHMLEAKPEIQWTMNSTLAQIGIKQPQYRDRALAIGHKLGVYKDYPVSKGCTSPFAPIWIDYFVSREKQ; the protein is encoded by the coding sequence ATGACCAAACAAGAAATTCTTGAGGAATTAAAGTCCTTAGGATCTGAAAAACTGATAGCTCAGAATAAAAAAAGAGGTGCAGGCGATAATCAATACGGTGTGAAAATGGGCGATGTTCGTAAGATAGCTACTAAGATTAAAAAGGATCAAGAACTTGGACTTGAGCTATGGGAGACCAACAACATGGAAGCACGATGTGTAGCCATCCTTATTCTTGACCCTAAAAAATTAAGTAATGCACAATTGACGGCGATGGTTTCATCAGAGAAATTCACAAATGTTATTGATTGGCTTTATAGTTACCTGGTTAAAGACAGTTTAGATAAGCAAACTTTAAGATTAGAGTGGGAAAAAGCTGATAATGTCATGTTGCAGCGACTAGCATGGAGTTTGATTTCCGGAAATATAGCGAGGAATCCTGAATTGGAGGACAGCCCAAAATTATTGGATTATATTGAAAAACATATGCTCGAAGCAAAACCTGAAATACAATGGACCATGAACAGTACCTTAGCTCAAATTGGCATAAAGCAACCTCAATATAGGGACCGTGCTCTTGCAATCGGACATAAATTAGGTGTTTACAAGGACTATCCAGTATCTAAGGGCTGTACCTCTCCTTTTGCGCCAATTTGGATCGACTATTTTGTAAGCAGAGAAAAGCAATAA
- a CDS encoding ABC transporter ATP-binding protein, which translates to MLAGITYQLKWAWEQAKGHKNELIVFFILELIGIACSLYFVVWSKHAIDFAISGDKASVDKALILTVLFIVLGLIVKAWGSWINERTRAKMLIEVQNKLIKIQMLSRWKVIKNWHTGDMQIRINNDANEIVQMIGFSFISFLITVIKLLASFALLWSMDPMLALLILAISPLFIFTKIYFKKLRFINRSLKKAESNLGKVVQENLRFRMVLRALGLQNFRWQKVEESQANIYDLKLKLLNFSTISQSSLKLLINIGFLLTFVWGVYKLRTDEITFGMMTAFLQLVGRIQGPLLLLMSFIPVFIKFRTAAERVEEVYKTEVEEEYTPEFIKDPYELIIKNLSFKYEDNLVIDDFNLKVKKGEPTAIIGSSGKGKTTLIRLLLAVIQPNKGEIYVETGLKTYAINHNHRVNIAYVPQGDKLFSGTIKENILTDTENVNPEKIYEVLYLSCSEFVYDLPDGLDTVVGESGYGLSEGQAQRIALARALMKENSIWLFDEVTSALDHKTSELLIERLMSAAKNKIVIFVTHDLKLAEKCSQSVYMQ; encoded by the coding sequence TTGTTAGCAGGAATTACATATCAGCTAAAATGGGCTTGGGAACAAGCAAAAGGTCATAAAAATGAACTGATAGTTTTTTTCATCCTTGAGTTAATTGGAATTGCCTGCTCGTTATATTTTGTTGTATGGTCGAAACATGCAATTGATTTTGCAATAAGCGGTGATAAAGCTTCCGTTGATAAAGCGCTAATATTAACCGTATTATTTATCGTTCTTGGACTTATTGTTAAAGCTTGGGGATCTTGGATCAATGAAAGGACAAGAGCAAAAATGCTCATTGAAGTTCAAAATAAACTGATCAAGATCCAGATGTTGTCAAGATGGAAAGTAATTAAGAATTGGCACACTGGAGACATGCAGATAAGAATAAATAATGACGCCAATGAAATCGTGCAGATGATTGGTTTCTCATTTATTTCCTTTCTGATTACAGTGATCAAATTACTTGCTTCGTTTGCATTGCTTTGGTCCATGGACCCAATGCTTGCATTATTGATTTTGGCAATTTCACCATTGTTCATTTTTACCAAAATTTATTTCAAGAAACTAAGATTTATCAATAGATCTTTGAAAAAAGCAGAATCAAATTTAGGTAAAGTGGTACAAGAAAACCTGAGATTCAGAATGGTTCTCAGAGCTTTGGGACTTCAGAATTTCAGATGGCAGAAAGTTGAAGAGAGCCAAGCTAACATATATGATTTAAAACTGAAATTGTTGAATTTTTCAACAATTTCACAGAGTTCTTTGAAGTTACTTATCAATATCGGTTTCCTACTGACTTTTGTCTGGGGAGTTTATAAATTGAGAACTGATGAAATTACATTTGGAATGATGACCGCTTTCCTTCAATTAGTTGGAAGGATCCAAGGGCCATTATTGCTCCTTATGAGTTTTATTCCTGTTTTTATAAAATTTAGAACAGCAGCTGAAAGGGTGGAAGAGGTTTATAAAACAGAAGTTGAAGAAGAATATACCCCTGAATTTATCAAAGACCCATATGAATTGATCATCAAAAACTTAAGCTTTAAATATGAAGATAATTTGGTGATCGATGATTTTAACCTGAAAGTGAAAAAAGGCGAGCCAACAGCCATCATTGGTTCAAGTGGCAAAGGAAAAACAACGCTGATTAGGTTGTTGTTAGCTGTAATCCAACCTAACAAAGGTGAAATTTATGTGGAAACAGGGCTAAAAACATATGCAATTAATCATAATCACCGTGTAAATATAGCTTATGTACCGCAAGGAGATAAACTGTTTTCAGGTACCATTAAGGAAAATATCCTGACTGATACTGAAAATGTTAATCCTGAAAAGATATATGAAGTCTTGTACCTGAGTTGTTCCGAATTTGTTTATGACCTTCCTGATGGTTTGGATACGGTAGTTGGAGAATCCGGGTATGGTCTTTCCGAAGGGCAGGCTCAGCGTATTGCACTGGCAAGGGCATTAATGAAGGAAAACAGCATTTGGTTATTTGATGAAGTAACATCGGCTTTAGATCATAAAACATCAGAACTATTAATAGAGAGATTGATGAGTGCAGCGAAGAACAAGATTGTAATTTTTGTAACACACGACTTAAAATTGGCCGAAAAATGTAGTCAATCGGTTTATATGCAGTAA
- a CDS encoding polysaccharide biosynthesis/export family protein gives MNRLIISLFALTLFGLSSCVVSKKVTYLENMVPGSEYPMQEIPTLKIQKYDRLSIIISSKTPELAAPFNPDGGIYNVGDKGEITTSATGVPTEKGYLVDKNGNIDFPVLGVIKAEGKTAEELKSFITDRLVKENLINSPLVRVELLNIKIMMMGEVGAVGILNVPDGQISILEAITRSGGLTTNALTEAITVIREENGYRKMYTSNIEDVNLFDSPVYYLKQNDIVYVKPRSAVPTPREDLTWRYIGFATGMLTLGVSLIALFNRN, from the coding sequence ATGAATAGATTAATTATCAGCCTGTTTGCATTGACTTTGTTTGGACTTAGTTCATGCGTTGTTTCTAAAAAGGTAACTTACCTTGAAAATATGGTTCCAGGTTCTGAATATCCTATGCAGGAGATTCCAACCTTAAAGATTCAGAAGTATGATAGATTGAGCATTATTATCAGTTCAAAGACTCCTGAATTGGCAGCACCATTCAACCCTGATGGTGGAATTTATAATGTAGGTGATAAAGGTGAAATTACAACCTCAGCTACAGGAGTTCCAACTGAAAAAGGATATTTAGTGGATAAAAACGGAAATATCGACTTTCCAGTTCTTGGTGTCATCAAAGCAGAAGGTAAAACTGCCGAGGAACTTAAGAGTTTTATTACGGACAGGTTGGTTAAAGAAAATTTAATCAATTCTCCTTTAGTTAGAGTAGAACTGCTGAACATTAAAATCATGATGATGGGTGAAGTTGGTGCTGTAGGTATCCTGAATGTTCCTGATGGTCAGATTTCTATTCTAGAAGCAATTACTCGTAGCGGTGGTCTAACCACAAATGCTTTAACCGAAGCCATTACGGTCATCAGAGAAGAAAACGGCTACAGAAAAATGTATACAAGTAATATTGAAGATGTTAATCTATTCGACTCTCCAGTTTATTATTTGAAACAAAATGATATCGTCTATGTAAAACCTAGATCTGCCGTTCCTACTCCTAGAGAAGACTTAACATGGAGATACATTGGTTTTGCTACCGGTATGTTGACCCTTGGTGTGAGCCTTATAGCATTATTTAATAGAAACTAA
- a CDS encoding ChbG/HpnK family deacetylase yields MSKNPLFRKLIALILLTSVFAPLFGQKAPKLIIRSDDIGSFNATNLAIIETYQKGITTSVELMVNCPWAPEAVKMLKENPNLDVGVHLMITSEWENCKWRPLTSAKSLVDDYGNFFSFIYPNKKVPMASIQEHQWKLADIEAEFRAQIEMAKKLLPRISHISTHMGCGNWDKEVKEMLIRLSKEYNLPQDMDYEFLMFPDLDLKSKANVEEKIQAFLKALDELKEDKVYLFVEHPGLDVSEMENVGHEGYRNVREDRSEVTKILLDSRIKTKIHHLGIELTDFKSLKQKRVE; encoded by the coding sequence ATGTCCAAAAACCCCTTATTCCGAAAATTGATTGCCTTAATTTTGCTTACTTCGGTATTTGCTCCATTGTTTGGTCAAAAAGCTCCAAAACTCATCATCAGATCCGATGATATCGGTTCGTTTAATGCGACAAATCTTGCCATTATTGAAACCTATCAAAAAGGCATAACAACTTCAGTAGAACTGATGGTAAATTGTCCCTGGGCACCTGAGGCTGTGAAGATGTTAAAGGAAAATCCAAATTTAGATGTTGGAGTGCATTTGATGATTACCAGTGAATGGGAGAATTGTAAATGGCGACCTTTGACATCGGCGAAAAGTTTGGTTGATGATTATGGCAATTTTTTCTCTTTCATCTACCCAAATAAAAAGGTACCGATGGCATCCATTCAGGAGCACCAATGGAAATTGGCGGATATTGAAGCAGAGTTCAGGGCCCAAATTGAAATGGCGAAGAAATTGTTACCGCGAATTTCACATATATCCACACATATGGGTTGTGGTAATTGGGATAAGGAGGTTAAGGAAATGTTGATCAGGCTTTCTAAGGAGTACAATCTACCTCAGGATATGGATTATGAATTCTTAATGTTCCCAGATTTAGACCTGAAAAGCAAAGCTAATGTAGAAGAAAAAATTCAAGCTTTTTTGAAGGCGCTTGATGAATTAAAGGAAGATAAAGTATACTTGTTTGTGGAACATCCTGGCCTTGATGTCAGTGAAATGGAAAATGTAGGCCATGAAGGTTATAGAAATGTTCGTGAAGATAGGAGTGAGGTAACCAAAATCTTGCTAGATTCTAGGATTAAAACCAAAATCCATCATTTAGGAATTGAATTGACAGACTTCAAATCCTTAAAACAAAAGAGGGTTGAATAA
- a CDS encoding nucleotidyltransferase family protein: MWKNANLDTEFFPLTNREWEEIYKISINQTVECIVFDGIQKLEPKYQPSKILLLNWAVRVEKHAQRNERMNEIIIKLHSLFQEHQVNSILLKGQGLAKCYDNPARRVCGDIDLFFEDKNTYTKAFNIINEKGLEINSMPGFSSEYNFEGFEVEHHRNMFDIHNPFVQNKLEKIRLEEVNNFTTLNIENTKIQLPSALETIIQANSHILKHLLSYGIGIRQLCDSARIYAHYNQELRTSNLKEIYSSLGIKNWIDMLHLLLVKYLGLEESNLPYKLTANLDADWMMEDILVSGNFGFHNANFVDKEINLNGGRANKKSRIWKSFLKYVKVTPSEAIWFPIMQFYSRFKI; this comes from the coding sequence TTGTGGAAAAATGCTAATTTAGATACAGAGTTTTTTCCTTTAACTAACCGAGAATGGGAAGAAATCTATAAAATTAGTATAAATCAAACCGTAGAATGTATCGTATTTGACGGTATTCAAAAATTAGAGCCAAAATACCAACCTAGTAAAATTTTGTTGTTGAACTGGGCGGTGAGAGTTGAAAAGCATGCGCAAAGGAATGAAAGAATGAATGAGATCATCATCAAATTACATTCTCTGTTCCAGGAACATCAAGTAAACAGCATATTGTTGAAAGGTCAAGGCCTTGCAAAATGCTATGACAATCCTGCAAGAAGGGTATGTGGTGATATAGATCTATTTTTTGAAGACAAAAACACTTATACGAAAGCATTTAATATTATTAACGAAAAAGGGTTAGAGATCAATTCTATGCCCGGATTTAGTTCCGAGTACAATTTTGAAGGATTTGAAGTCGAACATCATCGCAATATGTTTGATATCCATAATCCATTCGTTCAAAATAAACTGGAGAAAATCCGACTGGAGGAGGTCAATAACTTCACAACTTTAAATATTGAAAACACTAAAATACAATTACCGTCTGCATTAGAAACAATTATCCAAGCTAATTCCCATATCCTAAAGCATTTGCTTTCCTATGGTATCGGAATACGTCAATTATGTGACTCTGCAAGGATTTATGCACATTATAATCAAGAGTTGAGGACAAGTAATTTAAAAGAAATTTATTCCTCATTGGGGATAAAGAATTGGATAGATATGTTGCACCTCTTGTTAGTTAAATATTTGGGTTTAGAAGAATCTAATCTGCCTTATAAACTGACAGCAAATTTAGACGCGGATTGGATGATGGAAGATATTTTGGTGTCAGGGAATTTTGGGTTTCATAATGCAAATTTTGTAGATAAAGAAATCAATTTGAATGGCGGACGAGCGAATAAGAAAAGTAGGATATGGAAAAGCTTTTTGAAATATGTTAAGGTAACACCTTCAGAAGCAATCTGGTTTCCAATTATGCAATTTTATTCAAGGTTCAAAATATAA
- a CDS encoding alpha/beta fold hydrolase, with the protein MNLKNILLAAIAFVALVSTADAQTKENSFQIEKIGNGKENILFIPGFASSGEVWKETIDALGNDYTYYVLTMAGFASVPAQTDPSFKGWRNDIIEYIKSEKILNPIIIGHSMGGVMAMDIAATEPTLINKIVVVDAVPCLAALSDPNYKSKPNIDCSAIVNQMNSITDEQFKAMQKQVMTGMVQDTSKQQIILDWTMKSDRSTFGKMFCDFSNTDLREEIKSIQCPTLILLESSFKQIKPAIEQQYVNLRSADFRYAENSLHFIMYDAKDWYLQQVQNFLK; encoded by the coding sequence ATGAACTTGAAAAACATTTTACTAGCCGCTATCGCCTTTGTAGCATTGGTATCAACAGCAGACGCTCAAACCAAAGAAAATAGTTTCCAAATAGAAAAGATTGGAAATGGAAAGGAAAACATCCTATTTATCCCGGGTTTTGCATCATCTGGAGAGGTTTGGAAAGAAACGATTGATGCCCTTGGGAATGATTACACTTATTATGTATTAACCATGGCAGGCTTTGCTTCTGTGCCTGCGCAAACAGACCCAAGCTTTAAAGGTTGGCGAAATGATATTATTGAATATATTAAAAGCGAAAAAATTCTAAATCCAATTATCATCGGTCATAGTATGGGCGGAGTGATGGCCATGGACATTGCAGCTACAGAACCGACTTTAATCAACAAGATTGTGGTAGTTGATGCGGTTCCTTGCTTGGCTGCATTGAGTGACCCAAATTATAAATCAAAACCTAATATTGATTGTTCTGCAATTGTCAATCAGATGAATTCAATTACTGATGAACAGTTTAAAGCAATGCAAAAACAAGTAATGACAGGTATGGTTCAAGATACAAGTAAACAACAAATAATTTTGGATTGGACCATGAAATCTGACCGATCAACATTTGGAAAGATGTTTTGCGATTTCAGCAACACCGATTTGAGGGAAGAGATAAAATCGATTCAATGTCCTACCTTGATTTTGCTTGAAAGTAGCTTCAAACAAATCAAACCCGCAATAGAGCAACAATATGTCAACTTGAGATCTGCTGATTTTAGGTATGCTGAGAACAGTTTACACTTTATCATGTATGATGCTAAAGATTGGTATTTACAACAAGTTCAAAACTTTCTAAAGTAA
- a CDS encoding GumC family protein — translation MVNHSINKPFQGKGKQDQSLYVLDILRYLLGNWKWFLLSILIFGGYFYYQYSKTPFLYKKDQTVMIKTATNSMSASRITRPNNFYNFVNVNSEILQLRSQELMRNTISLLNADVSYSRKDGLRSVELYKTSPFIVRFTNVPPHAGFSFNLKYKGNNQVELSSFSNSDPDKTVTVKLNSEAKTPVGNVIISANSDKAYRVNLSEDITITKSPIESMVGYFLGNLNIVQMEDVEILQMTMEDTSPLRAEDMITKLIEVYNQMTIEDKKTVANNTADFINDRIVIIEKELSSVESSLEGMKTQNQGLDVKSAGEAYWTESRTYQSSSKELETQLKLVEIMRQRLSDPSRVDDLIPSNTGLVDNNIEDIISEYNTLLLRRNRLMSGNSSENPIVQDLNSALSQVRQNIARAIDNVISGFRIRMNNMREEENAAIGKARSLPSKQRIMLSAERQQKVIEELYIFLLNKREENAINRAMTDDNIRVIDSASGSNAPFYPSKFKKVAIGVAIGIAVPAAILLLMLLLNTKVRNRKDIEDVVSVPFLAEIPFSTEMKNAKSDIVIKEQGVDEVTEAFRIFRTNLSFMSSGDKKQKVVTFTSFNVGAGKTFSVINLGVSMTFLKKKVVLIDLDLRKGTLSNITKFPMPIGVTHYLSDSSVTVDEIIYKDRTDAEIDIVPIGVIAPNPVELLLSERLDQLIAELKERYDYIIVDNVPLGIVADADIVNRITDVTIFVVRAGKMDRRQLPDVQKIYDSSALTNMAILLNGVKFGNNPYGYGGYGYGGYGYGYGYGYSAQQKRGFFSRLFGRK, via the coding sequence ATGGTTAATCATTCAATAAATAAGCCTTTTCAAGGAAAAGGTAAACAAGATCAATCTCTTTATGTATTAGATATCTTGCGATATCTTTTGGGGAACTGGAAATGGTTCTTGTTATCGATATTGATCTTTGGTGGATATTTTTATTACCAATACAGTAAGACTCCATTTTTATATAAAAAGGATCAAACTGTAATGATAAAGACAGCCACGAACTCCATGAGTGCCTCTAGGATCACCAGACCTAATAACTTTTACAATTTTGTAAATGTTAACTCTGAAATCCTTCAGCTTAGATCGCAAGAGTTAATGCGTAATACCATTAGTCTCTTGAATGCGGATGTAAGCTATTCTAGGAAAGATGGACTGAGGTCAGTGGAACTCTATAAAACTTCACCGTTTATTGTTCGTTTTACAAATGTTCCTCCACATGCTGGGTTTTCATTTAATCTGAAATATAAAGGAAACAATCAGGTTGAACTATCTTCATTTTCAAACTCTGACCCAGATAAAACAGTAACAGTAAAACTTAATTCAGAAGCCAAAACACCAGTTGGAAATGTAATCATTTCAGCCAATTCTGATAAAGCATATCGTGTAAATCTTTCTGAGGATATTACGATTACCAAAAGCCCTATCGAATCTATGGTAGGTTACTTTTTGGGAAATCTTAATATCGTTCAAATGGAAGATGTAGAAATCCTTCAGATGACTATGGAAGATACTTCTCCATTGCGTGCAGAAGACATGATCACTAAGTTGATTGAGGTGTACAATCAAATGACCATTGAAGATAAAAAGACAGTCGCTAATAATACGGCTGATTTCATCAATGACAGGATTGTAATCATTGAAAAGGAACTAAGTTCAGTGGAATCTAGCTTGGAAGGCATGAAAACCCAAAACCAAGGGTTGGATGTTAAATCTGCAGGTGAGGCTTATTGGACCGAATCTAGAACTTACCAAAGCTCAAGTAAAGAGTTAGAAACGCAATTGAAATTGGTAGAGATCATGCGCCAAAGGTTAAGTGATCCTAGCCGAGTGGATGATCTTATTCCAAGTAACACTGGATTGGTAGATAATAATATCGAGGACATCATCTCTGAATATAATACGTTGTTATTGAGAAGAAACCGTTTGATGAGTGGAAACAGCTCAGAAAACCCAATTGTTCAAGATCTGAACAGTGCACTTTCTCAGGTAAGACAAAATATCGCCCGTGCTATTGATAACGTAATTTCTGGTTTTAGGATCAGAATGAATAACATGAGGGAAGAAGAGAATGCAGCGATCGGAAAAGCGAGAAGCCTTCCTTCAAAACAACGAATTATGTTGTCTGCTGAACGTCAGCAAAAGGTAATTGAAGAGCTTTATATTTTCTTGTTGAACAAACGTGAAGAAAACGCGATCAATAGAGCTATGACGGATGATAACATCCGTGTTATTGACTCTGCATCGGGTTCTAATGCTCCTTTCTATCCTAGCAAATTCAAAAAAGTTGCCATTGGTGTAGCCATTGGTATTGCAGTTCCAGCAGCCATATTGTTGTTGATGCTTTTATTGAATACCAAGGTTAGAAACCGTAAGGATATTGAAGATGTAGTAAGTGTTCCTTTCTTGGCCGAGATTCCTTTCTCAACAGAGATGAAAAATGCCAAGAGTGATATCGTTATCAAAGAACAAGGCGTTGATGAGGTGACAGAAGCATTCAGGATTTTCAGAACGAACCTAAGCTTTATGTCTTCTGGTGATAAAAAACAAAAGGTCGTAACATTTACTTCATTCAATGTAGGTGCCGGTAAAACCTTCTCCGTTATTAATTTAGGAGTGAGCATGACCTTCTTGAAAAAGAAAGTCGTTTTAATCGACTTAGACCTTAGAAAGGGTACTTTAAGTAACATCACAAAATTCCCTATGCCAATTGGTGTTACGCATTACCTTTCTGATAGTTCTGTTACGGTAGATGAAATCATCTATAAAGATAGAACAGATGCCGAGATAGACATCGTTCCGATTGGTGTGATAGCGCCGAATCCAGTTGAGCTATTATTAAGTGAGCGTTTGGATCAATTGATCGCTGAACTAAAAGAACGTTATGACTATATTATCGTTGATAATGTTCCATTGGGAATCGTTGCAGACGCTGATATCGTGAATAGGATTACCGATGTGACCATATTCGTTGTTCGTGCTGGTAAGATGGATAGAAGACAATTGCCTGATGTTCAGAAAATCTATGATTCTTCAGCATTGACCAATATGGCCATCCTATTAAATGGGGTGAAATTCGGAAATAACCCTTATGGTTATGGTGGATATGGATATGGTGGTTATGGCTACGGTTATGGCTATGGTTATTCAGCCCAACAGAAAAGAGGTTTCTTCTCAAGACTATTTGGAAGAAAATAA